The Pseudomonadota bacterium genome includes a region encoding these proteins:
- a CDS encoding acetyl-CoA C-acetyltransferase yields MSDNSLRRIAIIGGRRIPFCRSGTLYAEQTNLDMLTSAFQAVVDRYGLDGKKIDQVIAGAVTTHSRDWNLAREAVLSTGLSPLTPAVTMQQACGTSLQAALLAGSQIADGQIECALVGGTDTTSDVPIVFTQRFARRLMKLSKARSLGERIKAFKGFRLSELAPQPPRNSEPRTGLSMGQHCERMAREWNVTRKEQDELALDSHRKAAQAWDAGFFDDLVTPHAGVIRDNNVRADSSLEKLASLKPAFDRSRHGSLTAGNSTPLTDGAAAVLLASEDWARQNDLPVLAWLTVGRTAAVDYVNGDEGLLMAPTVAVAEMLQRSGLSLDDFDFYEIHEAFAAQVLCTLKAWASERYCRDRLGLDKPLGEIDRSKMNVHGGSVAIGHPFAATGARILATLAHTLALAGSGRGLISICTAGGMGVAAIVEREPGSGRSNRSTKGGENTSKKTASRKKGTKKPAGKKTSKKKSASRKKASKKTSG; encoded by the coding sequence ATGTCCGATAACAGCCTGCGCAGAATTGCCATCATCGGCGGTCGGCGCATTCCGTTCTGCCGCTCCGGCACGCTCTACGCCGAGCAGACCAATCTGGACATGCTGACGTCTGCCTTCCAGGCCGTTGTCGATCGCTATGGGCTCGACGGCAAGAAAATCGATCAAGTCATCGCCGGTGCGGTGACCACGCATTCGCGCGACTGGAATCTGGCGCGCGAGGCCGTGTTATCAACCGGTCTGTCACCGCTGACGCCGGCTGTGACCATGCAGCAGGCCTGCGGCACAAGCCTGCAAGCGGCGCTGCTTGCCGGCAGCCAGATTGCCGACGGCCAGATCGAGTGTGCTCTGGTCGGCGGCACCGACACCACTTCGGATGTGCCGATTGTGTTTACCCAGCGGTTTGCGCGTCGCCTGATGAAATTGTCGAAGGCCAGGAGCCTGGGCGAGCGTATCAAGGCGTTCAAGGGCTTTCGTCTGTCGGAACTGGCACCGCAGCCCCCGCGCAATTCCGAACCCCGCACCGGGCTGTCGATGGGTCAGCACTGCGAGCGCATGGCGCGTGAGTGGAACGTGACGCGCAAGGAGCAGGATGAGCTGGCCCTCGACAGTCACCGCAAGGCCGCCCAGGCCTGGGACGCAGGGTTTTTCGACGATCTGGTCACACCGCATGCCGGCGTCATCCGCGACAACAACGTACGCGCCGATTCCAGCCTCGAGAAACTTGCCAGCCTGAAGCCGGCCTTCGACCGCTCCCGCCATGGCTCGCTGACCGCCGGCAACTCGACCCCGCTGACCGACGGCGCGGCAGCGGTGCTGCTGGCCTCGGAAGACTGGGCCCGACAGAACGATCTGCCGGTGCTGGCATGGCTGACGGTCGGTCGCACGGCTGCAGTTGACTACGTCAATGGTGATGAAGGGCTGCTCATGGCACCCACGGTGGCGGTTGCTGAAATGCTGCAGCGCAGCGGGCTGTCGCTCGACGATTTCGATTTCTATGAGATTCATGAGGCCTTCGCCGCCCAGGTGCTGTGCACGCTCAAGGCGTGGGCCTCGGAACGCTACTGCCGAGACCGCCTCGGGCTTGACAAGCCGCTGGGCGAAATCGATCGCAGCAAAATGAACGTGCACGGCGGCTCGGTCGCCATCGGTCATCCGTTCGCCGCCACCGGGGCGCGGATTCTGGCAACTCTGGCGCATACCCTTGCGCTTGCAGGCTCCGGTCGCGGGCTGATTTCAATCTGCACCGCCGGCGGCATGGGTGTGGCGGCCATCGTTGAGCGTGAACCGGGCAGCGGACGGTCAAACCGCAGCACCAAAGGCGGCGAGAACACGTCGAAGAAAACCGCAAGCCGCAAGAAAGGCACGAAGAAGCCAGCCGGCAAGAAGACGTCGAAAAAGAAATCGGCATCGCGCAAGAAAGCCAGCAAGAAAACCTCTGGCTGA
- a CDS encoding CPBP family intramembrane metalloprotease: protein MRRTLTVALVFQGGIVVLGVALALLFGLRPWQRIEPVGADLLIAFAGTLPLLLILAMMPAAARRWRWAGELVRLVQQMLDAVFQRAWPGSVVLVSLLAGVGEELLFRGVVQDGLAGLAHPVIAIAVAAALFGLVHAVSLAYLIVATVIGLYLGLIYHWNGNLLVPIVIHALYDWIAIRFYLSQR, encoded by the coding sequence ATGCGCCGTACGCTGACCGTGGCGCTGGTGTTCCAGGGCGGCATCGTGGTGCTGGGCGTCGCGCTGGCGCTGCTGTTCGGGCTGCGCCCCTGGCAGCGCATCGAGCCGGTTGGCGCCGATCTTCTTATCGCGTTCGCCGGCACGCTGCCGCTGCTGCTGATCCTGGCGATGATGCCCGCTGCCGCCCGGCGCTGGCGCTGGGCCGGTGAACTGGTCCGGCTGGTACAGCAGATGCTCGATGCGGTTTTTCAGCGCGCCTGGCCCGGCTCGGTCGTCCTGGTCTCGCTGCTGGCCGGCGTCGGTGAAGAACTGCTGTTTCGGGGTGTTGTACAGGATGGTCTGGCAGGCCTGGCGCACCCCGTCATTGCCATCGCGGTCGCTGCCGCGCTGTTCGGCCTGGTTCACGCCGTCAGCCTCGCCTATCTGATCGTCGCGACCGTCATCGGACTGTACCTTGGGCTGATCTATCACTGGAACGGCAACCTGCTGGTGCCGATCGTCATTCACGCCCTCTATGACTGGATTGCCATTCGCTTCTATCTCAGCCAGCGCTGA
- a CDS encoding protein kinase, whose product MSIVYEAFDPHINRHLAVKVLRERFARDLKSRQRFLREARSAGGLSHPNIVTVFDVGQYEGQPYLVMERIPGQSLEAYLADGHHPDIDQTLSIAVQLSNALHYAHERGIIHRDVKPSNIYYNPESGLVKLVDFGIAAIIEGTDSGRRSDNTIAGTPKYMAPEHIQAREIDGRADLYALGVVLYRLLGDELPFDADSIGALAQQIVHHAPPRLRPRDGRTPVDLVDLVHRLLAKNADARPATGGQVLRELEEIRDDMDRGLLRAVRQHSSAWRWPLGLGLALAAVLGSGLAWVYQTQITAMTESTYGYGDALASVIARETAEALMLDDTTALSNLVFDFSVNPRVTFLHVSDSSGVVQASTNPFMQGETRAEPIDAKVEREQGGVRLIRRYDGDLEFRTPVRYQTRRIGSIQLGIDAEPLEAAARTTLLMLVLVFVVSLTVLGTGVVWFWRRHQRSLQQINRGLQRIGRGQFDTRLETDHRDALHSLYRQFNDMAVRLDQRFGSTAESADDAPLAECRNPEAATDETVELSAKDESAKILPITNRKRDG is encoded by the coding sequence ATGTCAATCGTCTACGAAGCATTCGATCCGCACATCAACCGGCATCTGGCCGTCAAGGTGCTGCGTGAGCGCTTTGCCCGCGACCTCAAGAGCCGGCAACGGTTTCTGCGTGAGGCCCGTTCGGCAGGGGGGTTGAGCCATCCCAACATCGTTACGGTGTTCGACGTTGGCCAATACGAGGGGCAGCCCTATCTGGTCATGGAGCGCATCCCGGGCCAGAGCCTGGAAGCCTATCTGGCCGATGGCCATCATCCCGATATCGACCAGACCCTGTCGATCGCCGTTCAGCTTTCGAATGCCTTGCACTACGCCCACGAACGCGGGATCATCCACCGGGACGTCAAGCCGTCAAATATCTACTACAACCCCGAATCCGGCCTGGTCAAGCTGGTCGATTTCGGGATTGCCGCGATCATCGAGGGCACGGACTCGGGACGCCGTTCCGACAATACCATTGCCGGCACGCCAAAATACATGGCGCCGGAACATATCCAGGCACGCGAGATTGACGGTCGCGCCGACCTGTACGCCCTCGGCGTCGTCCTCTATCGCCTGCTTGGAGACGAGCTGCCCTTTGACGCCGACTCGATTGGCGCTCTCGCCCAGCAGATCGTGCACCATGCCCCCCCGCGACTGCGGCCACGCGACGGCCGAACACCGGTTGACCTGGTTGACCTGGTCCATCGATTGCTGGCCAAGAATGCCGACGCGCGTCCGGCCACCGGCGGCCAGGTCCTCCGGGAGCTCGAGGAAATACGCGATGACATGGACCGCGGCCTGCTTCGGGCCGTGCGCCAGCACTCCAGCGCCTGGCGCTGGCCGCTTGGCCTGGGCCTGGCGCTGGCCGCGGTGCTCGGCTCGGGCCTGGCGTGGGTCTATCAGACGCAGATCACGGCCATGACCGAATCCACTTACGGTTACGGTGATGCGCTGGCGTCAGTCATTGCCCGGGAAACCGCTGAGGCGTTGATGCTGGACGACACGACGGCCCTGTCGAACCTGGTGTTCGACTTTTCGGTCAATCCGCGCGTGACCTTTCTGCACGTCAGCGACAGCAGCGGTGTCGTTCAGGCCAGCACGAATCCGTTCATGCAGGGCGAAACGCGCGCCGAACCGATCGACGCGAAGGTCGAGCGCGAACAGGGCGGCGTGCGCCTGATCAGGCGTTACGACGGCGATCTGGAGTTCCGGACCCCGGTTCGCTACCAGACCCGGCGGATCGGCTCGATACAGCTGGGTATAGATGCCGAGCCTCTGGAAGCGGCGGCACGCACGACCCTGCTTATGCTGGTGCTGGTCTTCGTCGTTTCGCTTACGGTACTCGGCACCGGCGTGGTCTGGTTTTGGCGTCGCCATCAGCGCTCGCTGCAGCAGATCAATCGTGGCCTTCAGCGCATCGGTCGCGGGCAGTTCGATACCCGGCTGGAAACCGACCATCGCGACGCCCTGCATTCCCTCTATCGCCAGTTCAACGACATGGCCGTTCGCCTTGACCAACGCTTCGGAAGTACAGCTGAATCGGCCGATGATGCACCGCTTGCCGAGTGCCGGAATCCGGAGGCAGCCACCGACGAGACGGTGGAGCTGTCGGCAAAGGACGAATCAGCCAAGATTCTGCCAATCACGAACCGAAAGCGTGACGGCTAA